AATCGATTGAACAGTAGCGAGATACGAGCTGCAATGAATCGCGAGCCGTGAATCGGGATTATTGACTTTTCCGCACAAGCTGCGCCAGAAATGACGCACAAGAGCTGCGCGCCACCATTAATACGTTGTTTAATAAGGACTTAAGCCTACGCAGATCGTGCGAGTACAAACTGGCGCAAATCGACATCTTCTGCGCGTTGGCGCAGCCACTACTTCCAGTGCACCACTTCTTACTTCTTAGCAGGTAATGTGTGTATCGATAGGTCGTGTACGTCGTGCAACGCCTCCAGCATCGCTTCCGCCATGACCGGATGCGCATGGAAACTGTCACCGAGTTGCTCGACTGTGAGCCCATGCCTGACCGCAACCGCGCCCTCATGAATCAAATCTGTAGCATGGGCCGAGACAATGTGAACGCCAAGAATCTTGTCGGTCTTCGCGTCTGCGACAATCTTGACTTCACCCTCTGTCTCGTTCTCAGATTGCGCCTTGCCGAGAGCGATGAACCTGAATCTGCCGATTTTTACCTCACGCCCCATCTCAATCGCCTGGCTTTCCTTCAAACCGACCGACCCGACTTCAGGATCTGTGAAGATTGCGCTCGGCACGCCGGTGTAATCGATCTTCTTGTTCTGGCCGAGACAGTTGGCGGCAGCGATGCAACCCTCCGCAGAGGCGGTATACGCCAGCAGGTACTTGCCGGCGGCGTCGCCAATCGCAGATACACCGTCAACATTGGTCTTCATCCGCTCGTCAACTTTGATCGAGCCGTTCTTGTTGAGCTCCACGCCGATATCTTCGAGCCCGATATTCTTTGTGTTAAACGATCTGCCGATTGACACAAGCACTTTCTCGGTCTCTATCCTCGGGCCATCTTCAATTGACGATACCATCCTGCCGTCGGGGCCTCGTTCTACAGACGCCACTTTCTTGCTAAGATGGAGCTTGATCTTTGACTTCTTCAATTCTCGCTGGATCAGTTTGCATACGCTCTCATCTTCAAGCGGAAGCGCATGCGGCATCATCTCGACCATTTCGACTCTGCAGCCGAGGCGCGACATCAGGAACCCGAATTCGCATCCTATCACGCCCGCACCGATAATGAGAAGTGACTCGGGGATTTTGTCCAGAGAGACCATGTCATTCGATGACAGGATGCCGTTGCCGTCGAATGGGAATACGGGGATATTCAGCGGGCTTGAACCAGTCGCCACTATGATATTCCTGGCATTGATGGTCTCCTTCGATCTGTCGGCCTTCTCTACTTCGATCTTACCGGGAGACTTCAGCACACCGCGACCTTCGATGAGATTGATCTTGTGGCTCTTGAATAGAAACTCTACACCTTTGACAAGCCCATCGACGATTTTGTCCTTCCGCGCCATGACAGCAGCGAGATCGACCGTCACTTCGCCTTCCACCTTAATGCCCCATTTATCGGCGTTCAATATCTTCTTATAGAGATTAGCGGAAGCTATCATCGCTTTTGTCGGGACACAACCCCAGTTGAGACAGACGCCCCCGAGTCTGGTGATCTCAATGCAAGCGACCCTGGCCCCGAGCTGTGCGGCGCGAATAGCCGCAACATAACCACCCGGTCCACCACCCAGCACTGCAATATCATATTGTTCGCTCATCATATATCCTTTCAAACACGAGTACTTTCACAACAAATCGTAGGTCAGGATCCTCGCGATCCTGACACCTCAATAGCATGATGTCGAATCCGGGAGGGAATCGACCGGTCCCGCTCGCATGAAGCTAAATCAATCCTGATCCTAAGTCAACAACGATAGCCGATCAATTGGGTCTGCAACCGGCAAGCGTCAATCGTTCTTCCGAGTGTCCGGCTCGTTACATAACTCCTCTGAACACGCAAAATAAAAGCCTCTCGCTGCCTGGCAGCAAGAGGCTCTCTGTATTGAGGATGGTGGATCGATATCGTAACTTCGCATCCACCGTCAGTATGATTACCGGCCATCTGGAGTGCCAACAATAAATGGATGAATCTGGATCGATACAGCATTGAAATGCCCTCTGCTGTAGTAACAGCAGGGGGCATTGTTGACTCAATTGGATCAAATGAACGCGAACTACGGCTTCGCGTTAATCGTCAAAATGATAGCAACCTTTTTAAGATCAAGATCGAGGGGTGTTCCGATACCGACGGCATAGAAATAGAATTCGCCATCCATAACGAACTTCTTGAGAGTATCGAAATTCCCAAGGAATTCGTACGACTGCTGCCAGGTAATCTTCCTCGTCGCACCTGGATCAACAGTGATGTCTTCCAATACCATTGTGGCATTGGCGATAACCTCTGCGGCAGTGCCAAGTGTGCCATCTTTGGAGACATAGAAGTCGCCGGTGGCTAGACTTGTGCCTCTGCTATTATCGAGAATTAAACTGAATCCAAGATCGACGACATGCTTGATATCAGCCTCATGATCCTTCCACTCGCCATGCTCTTCTTTGCTCACTTTCCAGACTTTGAAGTCATCGTTGGTCTGAAGAGTCGCGTCATCGAGTTCAATGACGATCAAGACATTGCCCGTGATGATGTTACATCCAGCGAAGGCCAATATGACCAGCAGAGGAGCGAACTTTAGCATTCTCTTCATGACTATAGACCTCCTGCAATGCCGAAGTAAACATTGAGACCAGCAGAGATGCCGAGAGTCTTGTAGGTACCCTCTTCGTTGGGCATAATCAGAGACTTGGCCTTGACATCAAGTGACACCATTGGGCTGAATCCGTATTCGACGCCGAGTCCCAGGAAATAGCTTAACTTCGAAATGTCGTCAAGTCCTTCTCTTGACCATGTAGCCGAACCAAGCCCGGCAATGCCATACACGGAGAGACCAAGATTGCCTTCAATGCCGCCAAAGACGAGATCGATACCAAAAGACGTGATATCACCGCCATCCCTCTCCTGCATTTCACCGTAAACATCCGCCTCGCCTTTACCGAGTTTGTTCATTGTGAAATTCGGCTCGACCCCAATGCTTGGCAGTACGGCAACTCTTGCCTTGAAACCAATCATCGAACTCGACGTGACATCATCCATCCCGAGCGGCAGGACCAAACCACCGAATCCGCCGACAGAATAGCGCACAGCAGAAGCTTGACTTGATAGCAGCAATACGATAAACGCTGCCAATAGTAAAACTGTAGATTTGCGCAAGAAATTCTCCTTTCTCTAAAGTAACTGACACGAATATACGCGATGGCTCACGCCTCGAAAAGTGAAAAATGCATGAAATTTATCTCACTCAATATTCGTAGTCGGCATACAGTTTTTGCGAGCGTAGCGCAAACCATCAGCATATAATAATATGATGTTATACTCTGAAAGATAACCGCGTGGAGATGTATGGCAATTAAAGACATCCTGCTTCTGGGCAATCCTCTGCTGCAAGAGATCTCTTGTGCAGTGCAGGAGAGCGATCTGAACAATCTCGCAGAAGAGGTGCAGGATCTCCAGGATACGCTTCGTGATTTCCGGGAGAGGCACGGCGTAGGAAGAGCGATTGCGGCTCCGCAGATTGGAGTGATGAAACGTATTATATACATGCAAGTCGACAAACCGGAAATCTTGATTAATCCGGTTATCAGCGACATGAGCAGAGAAATGATTGAACTTTGGGACGACTGCATGTCATTTCCGGAGTTACTTGTCAAAGTAGCGCGGCACAGGAGCTGTCTCATATCGTACAGAAATCTGTCATGGGACAAGGTGACGCTCGATCTGGAAGATAACCTGTCAGAGTTGCTTCAGCACGAGTGCGACCACCTCGACGGCATTCTCGCGGTGTCCAGAGCCATCGATGGTCAGTCTTTTGCACTTAAGAGTCAGGCAAACCTGCTCGAAAGCAGTTGAATAGTCAGCAATATGTCATTGAAGAGAAACGCATGACCGACTCACAAAAAGGCACGATTTTTCTCCTGGCCGGTGCCATCATGATCAGCTTCTCGCCGGTATTCGTCAAGCTAGCCGATGTCGGCCCGACAGTCGCCGGATTTTACAGAATGCTATTCGGTGGATTGCTCCTTCTCGGGATCGTCATTGTGAGACGGCAGCAATTGTTCAGAGGATCTCGATTTCTGATGTTAGCTTGCCTTTGTGGATTTGTGTTTGCTGCAGACCTGGCTTTTTG
This sequence is a window from Candidatus Zixiibacteriota bacterium. Protein-coding genes within it:
- the lpdA gene encoding dihydrolipoyl dehydrogenase translates to MSEQYDIAVLGGGPGGYVAAIRAAQLGARVACIEITRLGGVCLNWGCVPTKAMIASANLYKKILNADKWGIKVEGEVTVDLAAVMARKDKIVDGLVKGVEFLFKSHKINLIEGRGVLKSPGKIEVEKADRSKETINARNIIVATGSSPLNIPVFPFDGNGILSSNDMVSLDKIPESLLIIGAGVIGCEFGFLMSRLGCRVEMVEMMPHALPLEDESVCKLIQRELKKSKIKLHLSKKVASVERGPDGRMVSSIEDGPRIETEKVLVSIGRSFNTKNIGLEDIGVELNKNGSIKVDERMKTNVDGVSAIGDAAGKYLLAYTASAEGCIAAANCLGQNKKIDYTGVPSAIFTDPEVGSVGLKESQAIEMGREVKIGRFRFIALGKAQSENETEGEVKIVADAKTDKILGVHIVSAHATDLIHEGAVAVRHGLTVEQLGDSFHAHPVMAEAMLEALHDVHDLSIHTLPAKK
- a CDS encoding porin family protein — protein: MRKSTVLLLAAFIVLLLSSQASAVRYSVGGFGGLVLPLGMDDVTSSSMIGFKARVAVLPSIGVEPNFTMNKLGKGEADVYGEMQERDGGDITSFGIDLVFGGIEGNLGLSVYGIAGLGSATWSREGLDDISKLSYFLGLGVEYGFSPMVSLDVKAKSLIMPNEEGTYKTLGISAGLNVYFGIAGGL
- a CDS encoding peptide deformylase, whose amino-acid sequence is MAIKDILLLGNPLLQEISCAVQESDLNNLAEEVQDLQDTLRDFRERHGVGRAIAAPQIGVMKRIIYMQVDKPEILINPVISDMSREMIELWDDCMSFPELLVKVARHRSCLISYRNLSWDKVTLDLEDNLSELLQHECDHLDGILAVSRAIDGQSFALKSQANLLESS